Proteins co-encoded in one Dyadobacter sp. CECT 9275 genomic window:
- a CDS encoding Gfo/Idh/MocA family protein: protein MSDQTTPLRVLVVGCGNMGASHATAYHTHDGFEICGIVSTGKSKEVLNEKLGGGYPLFNDFYEALEATKPDAVCISTYPDTHEAFAVKAFENGCHVFIEKPVADSVAGAERVVQAAKDAGKKLVVGYILRHHPSWEKFVELSHELGKPLVMRMNLNQQSQTSMWTLHRNLMKSLSPIVDCGVHYIDVMCQMTRSKPTQVYAIGARLTNEIPAGNYNYGQLQIRFEDGSVGWYEAGWGPMISETAFFVKDVIGPDGSVSIVAKEAGGAGKSSSIEAHTKTESIRFHHAALNDKDEFVEEDSWINLQDEPDHQELCNREQRYFLKSIRENIDLSDHMDDAVNSLRIAFACDESVRTGQVVML, encoded by the coding sequence ATGTCTGACCAAACAACCCCATTACGTGTGCTGGTAGTTGGCTGCGGAAATATGGGTGCTTCACACGCCACTGCCTACCATACCCACGACGGTTTTGAAATCTGCGGAATCGTTTCTACAGGAAAAAGCAAGGAAGTACTCAACGAAAAATTAGGTGGAGGTTATCCGCTCTTCAACGATTTTTACGAAGCCCTTGAGGCCACCAAACCCGACGCCGTATGTATCTCCACCTACCCTGATACCCACGAAGCATTTGCCGTAAAGGCATTTGAAAACGGTTGCCATGTATTTATTGAAAAACCCGTGGCTGATTCCGTTGCCGGAGCGGAGCGGGTGGTCCAGGCAGCCAAAGATGCCGGTAAAAAGCTGGTGGTAGGGTATATACTTCGTCATCATCCCTCCTGGGAAAAATTCGTTGAACTCTCTCACGAACTTGGCAAACCACTGGTAATGAGAATGAACCTTAACCAGCAAAGCCAGACAAGCATGTGGACGTTACATCGTAACCTGATGAAAAGCCTGAGCCCCATAGTAGATTGCGGCGTACATTACATTGATGTAATGTGCCAGATGACCCGCTCCAAACCTACGCAGGTTTACGCAATAGGTGCGCGGCTTACGAATGAAATCCCGGCAGGAAACTACAATTATGGACAACTCCAGATCCGCTTTGAAGATGGCTCGGTGGGCTGGTATGAAGCAGGATGGGGACCAATGATCAGTGAAACGGCTTTTTTTGTGAAAGACGTAATTGGTCCGGATGGCTCCGTTTCCATCGTAGCCAAGGAGGCAGGCGGTGCTGGAAAATCTTCGTCCATCGAAGCACATACCAAAACGGAATCCATCCGCTTCCACCATGCAGCCCTGAACGATAAAGACGAGTTTGTGGAAGAAGACAGCTGGATCAATCTTCAGGATGAGCCCGATCACCAGGAACTTTGTAACCGCGAGCAAAGATATTTCCTTAAATCAATCCGGGAAAACATTGACCTCAGCGACCACATGGACGATGCAGTCAATAGCCTTCGGATTGCTTTTGCCTGCGACGAATCTGTACGGACTGGCCAGGTGGTAATGCTTTGA
- a CDS encoding 3-keto-disaccharide hydrolase: MKQPKNTCLLSLVLLLLTADYSMAQSVKTRPVNLFNGKNLDGWYRFVQKRGRENDVKKVFTVKNGLIHISGEEYGSIITNKEYENYKLVVEFKWGEKTYAPRVDRARDNGVLLHSTGEDGGYNGIWMHSIECQIIEGGTGDFLVVGDGSDRFALTSNVAPKKEKGGNVFSPTGTPLTIHSGRIDWFDRDPDWKDVLGFRGAKDVEKPFGEWNIMECVAEGDKISTFVNGVLVNQAYNVKPSKGRIQIQSEGAEMFVKRVELTPLVLK; this comes from the coding sequence ATGAAACAGCCGAAAAACACCTGCCTTTTATCCCTCGTTCTGCTGCTCTTGACGGCGGATTACAGTATGGCCCAATCCGTTAAAACGCGGCCAGTAAACCTTTTTAATGGTAAAAACCTGGACGGATGGTATCGTTTTGTTCAAAAACGGGGGCGAGAAAACGATGTTAAAAAGGTATTTACAGTAAAGAACGGCCTTATCCATATTTCCGGTGAAGAATATGGGAGTATCATTACCAATAAAGAATATGAGAACTATAAACTGGTCGTTGAGTTCAAATGGGGAGAAAAAACATATGCCCCACGTGTTGACCGTGCCCGGGACAACGGCGTATTGCTGCATTCCACCGGGGAAGACGGCGGATACAACGGCATCTGGATGCATTCCATTGAATGTCAGATCATTGAAGGAGGAACCGGAGATTTCCTGGTGGTGGGAGATGGCAGTGACCGCTTTGCTCTGACCAGCAACGTAGCTCCCAAGAAAGAAAAAGGGGGAAATGTTTTCAGCCCTACAGGTACACCACTGACAATTCATAGCGGACGGATTGACTGGTTTGACAGGGATCCGGACTGGAAAGACGTATTGGGATTTCGTGGTGCTAAGGATGTCGAAAAGCCGTTTGGAGAATGGAATATAATGGAATGTGTAGCTGAAGGCGATAAAATTTCAACTTTCGTAAATGGTGTACTCGTCAACCAGGCATACAACGTCAAACCATCAAAAGGCAGGATACAGATCCAGTCTGAAGGAGCTGAAATGTTTGTAAAACGTGTAGAACTGACTCCCTTGGTTTTAAAATAA
- a CDS encoding SusC/RagA family TonB-linked outer membrane protein translates to MEKSLPRGEVVHYILMTMKYSAFLFMLICSVCSLATAAETYGQKLNKPVTLRLKNVTLNKALDEISEIADVRFVFVGDVPENPKINLKVTREKLSTVLSKLLDTYALTYIQMENNIVIRKAIHQNQALPAKEILALPYQLRITGKVTDERGDPLPGVNIIIKGTTQGTNTDGTGAYQVSVPEQSAVLIFSFVGYETQERTVGNASEINVSLKADIKALNEVVVVGYSSKQLSQLSSSVSVVSGKKLNDVTSNNVTDLLQGKAAGVVISNASGDPNATPNIVIRGSSSISAGSDPLYVVDGIIGGNANPTDIESVTILKDAAATGLYGARAANGVVIITTKSGKAGKTQISVSSTVGINSATNSNFRVMNSQQLYDYEKSFYPAQRFDTEIPASVLSQNTNWQDLAFRNGLTQNHVISISGGSDKTRFYVSGNYYKEDGTLKFNSNERYNFRTNISHKINEKLRLNVKFNTRMSDQRSEPSGLDGALYGAYNNMPWDNPYNADGSVKRGTEGGWYGREQENFLHGWQYNQNGTKGTGYDGDINLDYSILPNLTFYTYNRVSLNNSKTEIYYDVRSKAGKGNGRLDNRFNNSRSLITSNRLVYDKTIGRHTLSALAVAEAEKNYTEFNTVLGEGLAPGLHVMSAASRILSATGGISENAFSKGLVQLDYNYDNRYFAVGSFINEASSRFGANNRSANFYTLGGSWILSNESFMKEQTTFNFLKIRASYGLTGNANIPNYQSMGLYSYSVQYAGNSGSFPLQMPNDNLTWEKARTVNLGLDLTVFKRISFTADVYNKTTKGLLLNVEMPYTSGFSSVIQNVGSVQNKGLELNLNTENLVGPLKWETNFNIAFNRSKVLRLSEGKDIRSGNLIISVGQDLYTWNMRKWAGVDPQTGDPLWEKISTDTGSPIVTTTNSYNQATQQNTGSASPDFTGGISNTLTFKGFTFFAFLNFVSGNKIYNNSRTLFDSDGSYYTYNSMVLADGWSRWEKPGDIATHPKPVFGGNKDSHRVSSRFLEDGSYLRLRNISLSYELPASVLKGVKIANARIFVSADNLWTATRFSGMDPEVVLGPGGGTSSIKYPISKKLLFGISLGL, encoded by the coding sequence ATGGAAAAATCTCTCCCAAGGGGTGAAGTAGTTCATTATATTTTAATGACAATGAAATACAGCGCTTTTCTGTTCATGCTTATCTGCTCGGTGTGCTCACTGGCCACAGCAGCAGAAACTTATGGCCAAAAATTAAACAAACCGGTCACCCTCCGTCTGAAGAATGTCACATTGAACAAAGCTCTGGACGAAATCTCTGAAATTGCCGATGTCAGGTTTGTTTTTGTAGGTGATGTGCCCGAAAACCCGAAAATAAATCTGAAAGTAACCAGGGAAAAACTAAGTACAGTACTGTCCAAACTGCTCGATACTTACGCCCTGACTTATATTCAGATGGAAAATAACATTGTCATCAGGAAAGCCATTCACCAGAACCAAGCCCTTCCGGCAAAGGAAATACTTGCCCTGCCCTATCAACTGCGTATAACCGGTAAGGTTACGGATGAACGCGGTGACCCTCTTCCCGGTGTAAATATCATTATAAAAGGAACCACGCAGGGTACCAATACTGACGGCACAGGCGCTTATCAGGTATCGGTGCCGGAGCAGTCTGCGGTTCTGATATTCAGTTTTGTGGGATATGAAACGCAGGAGCGTACGGTGGGCAACGCCTCTGAAATAAATGTATCACTGAAAGCAGACATCAAAGCGCTCAATGAAGTAGTAGTTGTAGGATACTCTTCTAAACAACTTTCACAGTTATCAAGCTCGGTATCTGTTGTATCAGGTAAGAAACTGAATGATGTTACGTCCAATAATGTCACAGACCTCCTTCAAGGTAAAGCAGCAGGGGTAGTGATTTCCAATGCTTCGGGTGATCCTAATGCTACCCCGAATATTGTCATCCGGGGTTCCAGCTCCATTTCGGCAGGATCAGACCCGCTTTATGTCGTCGATGGTATCATCGGAGGAAATGCAAATCCCACAGATATTGAATCCGTAACGATATTAAAAGACGCTGCTGCAACCGGCCTGTATGGCGCACGAGCCGCAAACGGTGTAGTCATCATTACCACAAAATCCGGAAAAGCTGGTAAAACACAGATTAGTGTTTCCTCAACGGTAGGTATAAATTCCGCTACGAATAGCAACTTCAGGGTCATGAACTCCCAACAGTTGTATGATTACGAAAAAAGCTTTTATCCGGCGCAGCGTTTTGACACTGAAATTCCCGCAAGCGTTCTTTCCCAAAATACCAACTGGCAGGATCTGGCCTTCAGAAACGGACTGACCCAGAATCATGTAATATCGATCTCCGGCGGTTCTGATAAAACGAGATTTTATGTATCCGGAAATTATTACAAGGAAGATGGCACCCTGAAATTCAATTCCAACGAGCGTTATAATTTCAGGACCAACATCAGTCATAAAATCAATGAAAAACTAAGACTGAATGTGAAGTTTAATACACGTATGAGCGATCAGAGAAGCGAACCATCCGGCCTGGACGGCGCACTTTATGGCGCTTACAACAACATGCCCTGGGATAATCCCTATAATGCCGACGGCTCCGTAAAACGTGGTACTGAGGGCGGATGGTATGGTCGCGAACAGGAAAACTTTTTACATGGCTGGCAATACAATCAGAACGGAACCAAGGGTACGGGCTATGACGGGGACATCAACCTCGATTATTCCATTTTACCCAACCTCACCTTTTATACCTATAACCGTGTCAGCCTCAATAACAGCAAAACTGAAATATATTACGATGTGAGATCCAAGGCAGGAAAAGGCAACGGCAGGCTTGACAACCGCTTTAATAACAGCCGGTCGCTCATCACGTCCAACAGGCTTGTGTATGACAAAACCATTGGCAGGCATACGCTGAGCGCACTGGCAGTCGCCGAAGCCGAGAAAAATTATACCGAATTCAATACCGTACTGGGTGAAGGTCTGGCACCCGGCCTGCATGTCATGAGTGCTGCTTCCCGTATTCTGAGTGCAACCGGCGGCATCAGCGAAAATGCTTTCAGCAAGGGACTGGTACAGCTGGATTACAATTACGACAACCGATATTTTGCCGTTGGATCTTTTATTAATGAAGCTTCTTCCCGTTTTGGAGCCAACAACCGGTCGGCTAACTTTTATACCCTCGGCGGCTCCTGGATATTGAGTAATGAAAGTTTCATGAAAGAACAAACGACCTTTAACTTTCTGAAAATCAGAGCCAGTTACGGACTTACGGGTAACGCAAATATTCCCAATTACCAATCCATGGGTTTGTATAGCTATTCGGTGCAGTACGCAGGAAATTCGGGGTCCTTTCCCCTGCAAATGCCCAATGATAACCTGACCTGGGAGAAGGCCAGAACAGTAAATTTGGGGCTGGATCTCACGGTATTCAAACGAATTTCGTTTACTGCCGATGTCTACAACAAAACCACCAAAGGGCTTTTACTGAATGTAGAAATGCCATATACCAGCGGGTTTTCATCAGTTATACAAAATGTTGGCTCTGTTCAGAACAAAGGACTTGAACTTAACCTGAACACCGAAAACCTCGTAGGCCCTTTGAAATGGGAAACCAATTTCAACATCGCTTTCAACCGCAGCAAGGTACTCCGCCTGAGCGAGGGGAAAGATATCCGTAGCGGTAACCTGATCATCAGTGTGGGGCAGGACCTATATACCTGGAATATGCGAAAATGGGCAGGCGTTGATCCGCAAACCGGCGATCCTTTATGGGAAAAAATAAGTACCGATACGGGCAGTCCGATTGTTACTACAACCAATTCCTACAATCAGGCAACGCAACAAAATACGGGATCCGCTTCTCCGGATTTTACAGGCGGAATCTCCAATACGCTTACTTTTAAGGGCTTTACATTTTTCGCTTTCCTCAATTTTGTCAGTGGTAACAAAATTTACAACAACTCCAGAACCTTATTTGATTCTGACGGAAGTTATTATACCTACAACAGCATGGTACTTGCCGACGGATGGAGCCGGTGGGAAAAACCAGGAGACATAGCCACACATCCGAAGCCTGTGTTCGGTGGAAATAAAGATTCACACAGGGTCTCATCGCGGTTTCTGGAAGATGGGAGTTACCTCCGTCTGCGAAATATCTCCTTATCATATGAGTTGCCGGCAAGTGTGTTAAAAGGTGTAAAAATCGCGAACGCCAGGATTTTTGTCAGTGCCGATAACCTTTGGACGGCTACCAGGTTTTCGGGAATGGATCCGGAAGTGGTACTTGGCCCTGGTGGCGGTACCTCAAGTATCAAATATCCGATCAGCAAAAAACTGCTGTTTGGGATCAGCCTGGGATTATGA
- a CDS encoding RagB/SusD family nutrient uptake outer membrane protein — protein sequence MKAINTKIFLILTVLVFSTMSCDQDLKPYDSLPASAALATPADIQIATYGTYSTLVNEFYTRHLHALNEWPGDNIVQSGADGDQASLAASYLHIPGMTPTRDFWLQSYKLIYSANLIIERIKDGESPELDQLKGENLYLRAMGHFNLVRLFGRPYPQGQGNNPGIPIRKSAVTDDLPARNTVKEVYDFVIADLQKSAELMHEDKNSNFASREVAYALLSRVYLYKEDNANAIIYADKVINSKRYELAGTETYKKSPTLVPESNPETIFNIRHTIADNKDKNAIGSLLYNDPETLSTGWGEYYASQNFKDLLDEHPEDARHAFITIHMINGVLQYRGTSPQYFINKFNWQEGIANLSSPVYLRLAEMYLNRAEANAKLGNAQLAIDDVNLIRKRANLSGAALYTVSDLKGRGSILNVVLEERRLELAYEGHRPGDLFRNNLPLVRAYPGMHGTDNFHFRVEPTDPRVVFYIPEREMNINPNLTQNP from the coding sequence ATGAAAGCGATCAATACTAAAATATTCCTGATCCTGACCGTATTGGTGTTCTCAACCATGTCGTGCGACCAGGACCTTAAACCTTACGACAGTCTGCCTGCTTCTGCTGCTCTTGCCACGCCAGCAGACATCCAGATTGCTACTTACGGGACCTACTCTACCCTTGTGAATGAGTTTTACACCAGGCACCTGCACGCACTGAATGAATGGCCCGGCGATAACATTGTCCAGAGCGGAGCCGACGGTGATCAGGCGTCATTGGCGGCATCTTATCTGCATATTCCGGGGATGACGCCCACCCGGGATTTCTGGCTGCAATCTTACAAACTGATCTATTCTGCCAACCTCATCATAGAAAGGATCAAGGACGGAGAATCGCCCGAGCTGGATCAGCTGAAAGGTGAAAATCTTTATCTGAGAGCCATGGGGCACTTTAATCTGGTGAGGCTTTTTGGCAGGCCTTATCCGCAGGGACAAGGAAATAACCCAGGCATACCGATCAGGAAAAGCGCAGTTACCGACGATCTTCCGGCTCGCAATACGGTGAAGGAAGTTTATGATTTTGTGATAGCAGATCTGCAGAAATCAGCCGAGCTTATGCATGAGGATAAAAATTCAAATTTTGCATCCAGAGAAGTAGCCTATGCCTTGCTTTCCAGGGTATACCTCTACAAGGAAGACAATGCAAACGCAATCATCTACGCCGATAAAGTGATCAACTCCAAACGTTACGAACTTGCCGGCACGGAGACCTATAAAAAGTCGCCAACCTTGGTTCCGGAGAGCAATCCTGAAACGATTTTTAACATCCGCCATACCATTGCCGACAATAAGGATAAAAACGCAATAGGTTCTCTTTTATATAATGACCCGGAAACCTTGTCTACCGGCTGGGGCGAATATTATGCATCCCAAAACTTTAAAGACCTGCTCGACGAACATCCCGAGGACGCACGGCATGCATTTATCACCATCCATATGATCAATGGCGTTCTGCAATACCGCGGTACCTCCCCGCAGTACTTTATCAATAAATTCAACTGGCAGGAAGGCATTGCCAACCTGAGTTCGCCGGTATACTTACGGCTGGCCGAAATGTATCTGAACCGGGCCGAAGCGAATGCAAAACTTGGAAATGCACAATTGGCAATTGACGATGTAAATCTGATCAGGAAAAGGGCCAATCTTTCCGGGGCAGCCCTTTACACCGTTTCCGACCTCAAGGGCAGGGGCAGTATCCTGAACGTAGTACTTGAGGAGCGTCGCCTCGAACTTGCCTATGAAGGACACCGCCCCGGTGATTTGTTCCGCAACAATCTGCCTTTGGTAAGAGCTTATCCGGGCATGCACGGCACAGATAATTTTCATTTTAGAGTAGAACCCACTGATCCGCGGGTTGTATTTTATATTCCTGAACGTGAAATGAATATCAACCCTAATCTCACTCAGAACCCGTAA
- a CDS encoding PVC-type heme-binding CxxCH protein — protein MKIKSTAHPGINRRTRVSSRYGRPLMLVVCLFFIGFTAKKEGENTGLIVPEGFTIEQVAGASLLSYPMFASYDNQGRLFVFESTGPNTMGTAKMLSDPSYQVRLLEDENGDGTFDKSNIFAKNIPFPKGGVFYQGSLYVAESPNLTRYTDTDGDGVSDKKEVILTGWNFHANGATLSGPFLGPDGWLYLPDARRGFSITTKEGKTLTGKGARIWRCRPDGSGLEAMAGGGFDNSIEIAFMPSGETVGTMTYFVDPQDGQRDAIMHWVEGGTYPKPNSVIAEDHLKLTGDLMPVMTKLPRVAPAGLVRYRGMGFGAAYSGNLFNAEFNTGRIMRHIVKPDGATFKTEDETFIKSASSDSHLTDVLQDADGSMLVVATGGWFIEGCPLSRVAKPDVQGGIYRVRKKGAPLVNDPWGKKLDMPNMSPQNLVKYLSDARTAVQDRATEQLVLHGSASVAPLLKTLPTLQNEELRAAVIFILSRIKTPQAMEAIRLSLHDKSAVVRVAAARVLGLAKDTQSLDRLMKLLQTDTALPVRRQAATALGQIGNKKAVAVLLAASANDSDRIVNHAVIYSLITLAHPDPLLKALENSSAAIQNAALIALDQMDNSPLRKEQLIPILSSNDIRLRNTGIWVASHHAEWTDIVISFLEKSLGEKTLSETDEAGIRDLMLTFIKEDELQNFVARQLGSNNASDSRKILMLDVISKASMKNLPDNWITAIGNTLQSNNPSIRSQVLGLIESRRITALNSKLNEIINQPATSVDFQLKALSARIMSAPELSESEFQLLTKYLGPKYNSPVRQQAARLLNHAALNDHQLLNLAQNQVPKADPFLLPALTEAFEGNKSEQVGKELISALKSGGGRLDNFSEPDLQRILKEFPASVQTQAQPLIIQLRAQHAERLAHLQKMEQTLKGGDVGEGRKLFFGKAACYSCHSVGPDGGRFGPDLTNIGEIRSKHDILEAVVYPSASFAREYETFRVVTKTTSYTGIIKEQLPDAVIIEVGPAPGLRIPRTEITSIEPQTLSMMPPGLDQQLTTNEMANLTAFLEALPYRLDRMIQAREKK, from the coding sequence ATGAAAATAAAAAGTACAGCCCATCCGGGTATTAACCGTAGAACCAGAGTTTCATCACGCTATGGAAGGCCGTTGATGCTTGTAGTATGCTTGTTTTTTATAGGTTTTACTGCAAAAAAAGAGGGCGAAAACACTGGTCTTATTGTCCCAGAGGGCTTCACCATTGAGCAGGTAGCGGGTGCCAGTCTGCTCTCCTATCCCATGTTTGCGAGTTATGACAACCAAGGCCGGCTGTTTGTATTTGAGTCTACCGGGCCTAATACCATGGGTACAGCCAAAATGCTGTCCGACCCTTCCTATCAGGTCCGCTTACTGGAAGATGAAAACGGAGATGGTACCTTTGACAAAAGCAACATTTTCGCAAAGAATATACCTTTTCCCAAAGGCGGAGTTTTTTACCAGGGAAGTCTGTACGTAGCTGAGTCACCCAATCTGACGCGCTATACTGATACCGACGGGGATGGAGTATCTGACAAAAAGGAGGTAATCCTTACCGGCTGGAATTTTCATGCCAATGGCGCCACACTCAGCGGCCCCTTCCTGGGCCCCGATGGCTGGTTGTATCTGCCCGATGCGCGCCGTGGTTTCAGCATCACAACCAAAGAAGGCAAGACACTGACCGGCAAGGGAGCCCGAATCTGGCGATGCAGGCCCGATGGTTCGGGCCTGGAAGCCATGGCAGGCGGGGGATTTGACAATTCCATTGAAATTGCATTTATGCCTTCCGGGGAAACGGTGGGAACAATGACCTATTTTGTTGACCCGCAGGATGGCCAGCGCGACGCCATTATGCACTGGGTGGAAGGTGGTACCTATCCTAAACCCAATTCTGTAATTGCTGAAGACCATTTGAAATTAACCGGAGATCTGATGCCCGTTATGACCAAGCTTCCCCGCGTGGCTCCAGCAGGCCTGGTGCGCTACCGCGGAATGGGGTTCGGAGCAGCATACAGCGGGAACCTCTTCAATGCTGAGTTTAATACCGGGCGTATCATGCGCCATATTGTTAAGCCCGACGGTGCCACATTTAAAACGGAAGATGAGACTTTTATCAAATCGGCAAGTTCCGACTCCCACCTTACAGATGTACTACAGGATGCGGATGGCAGCATGCTGGTGGTGGCTACAGGCGGCTGGTTTATAGAAGGTTGCCCATTGTCGAGGGTAGCCAAGCCGGATGTTCAAGGAGGAATATACCGCGTCCGGAAAAAAGGAGCTCCCCTGGTGAATGATCCCTGGGGCAAAAAGCTGGACATGCCGAATATGTCTCCCCAGAATTTGGTAAAATACCTTTCCGATGCCAGAACGGCTGTTCAGGACCGGGCAACCGAACAGCTTGTGCTGCATGGCAGCGCATCCGTCGCTCCGCTCTTGAAAACATTACCCACCCTTCAAAATGAAGAACTCCGTGCAGCCGTCATTTTCATCTTGTCAAGAATAAAAACCCCTCAGGCGATGGAGGCCATCCGTCTGTCGTTGCATGACAAAAGTGCTGTTGTGCGCGTCGCAGCGGCAAGGGTACTTGGTCTGGCGAAAGATACCCAGTCCCTGGACAGGCTTATGAAACTCCTGCAGACAGATACCGCTCTTCCCGTTCGCAGACAGGCTGCGACGGCATTGGGGCAGATTGGAAATAAAAAAGCAGTTGCAGTACTCCTCGCGGCTTCCGCCAATGACAGCGACCGGATTGTGAATCATGCGGTTATCTATTCTCTGATTACCCTGGCTCATCCAGATCCGCTGCTCAAAGCCCTGGAAAACAGTTCCGCTGCAATACAAAACGCAGCGCTTATTGCTTTGGATCAGATGGACAATTCTCCCTTGCGCAAGGAACAGCTGATCCCCATACTTTCCAGTAACGATATCCGGTTAAGGAATACTGGTATCTGGGTGGCTTCGCACCATGCAGAATGGACCGACATCGTGATCAGTTTCCTCGAAAAAAGTTTGGGAGAGAAAACGCTGTCAGAAACCGATGAAGCCGGAATCAGGGATCTGATGCTGACGTTTATCAAAGAAGATGAACTTCAGAATTTTGTAGCCCGACAACTCGGAAGTAACAATGCATCCGACTCAAGAAAAATTCTGATGCTGGATGTTATTTCCAAAGCATCTATGAAAAATTTGCCCGACAACTGGATCACAGCCATAGGAAACACGCTGCAAAGCAACAACCCCTCGATCCGCTCCCAGGTACTCGGTTTGATAGAATCCCGCAGAATCACTGCCCTGAACAGCAAGCTGAATGAAATTATCAACCAGCCGGCAACCTCCGTTGATTTTCAGCTCAAAGCGTTAAGTGCCAGAATCATGTCTGCCCCAGAACTCTCGGAGTCCGAGTTTCAGCTGTTGACAAAATACCTCGGGCCAAAATACAATTCGCCGGTGCGTCAGCAGGCAGCAAGGCTTCTCAACCACGCAGCGCTGAATGATCATCAGCTACTTAACCTTGCACAAAATCAGGTACCGAAAGCTGACCCCTTCCTCCTGCCCGCCCTTACTGAGGCTTTTGAAGGAAATAAAAGCGAACAGGTAGGCAAAGAACTGATTTCAGCACTAAAGTCGGGAGGCGGAAGACTTGATAATTTTTCAGAACCCGATTTACAAAGAATTCTCAAAGAATTTCCGGCCTCGGTCCAAACACAGGCCCAGCCGCTCATCATCCAGCTACGGGCACAGCATGCGGAGCGGCTTGCTCATTTACAAAAAATGGAACAAACACTGAAAGGAGGAGATGTGGGCGAAGGCCGCAAACTTTTCTTTGGGAAAGCAGCCTGTTATTCCTGTCACTCGGTGGGCCCGGATGGAGGACGTTTCGGGCCGGACCTTACCAACATAGGCGAAATACGCTCCAAACATGACATCCTGGAAGCAGTTGTTTATCCAAGTGCAAGCTTTGCCAGAGAGTATGAAACTTTCAGGGTCGTAACAAAAACTACTTCCTATACCGGTATCATTAAAGAACAGTTGCCCGACGCTGTCATTATTGAAGTGGGCCCTGCACCCGGATTGCGCATTCCCCGCACCGAAATTACTTCCATTGAACCACAAACCTTATCCATGATGCCTCCGGGACTAGACCAGCAGCTGACCACCAATGAAATGGCCAACCTAACCGCTTTCCTGGAAGCTCTCCCCTATCGTTTAGACCGTATGATCCAAGCCCGCGAAAAAAAATGA